CTGACCGACTCGTAGATGCCCTCGGCCTCCTTGCCCAGGCGCGGCCCGGCCAGCCAGCCGGCCGTCACCGGGCCGATGGAGGTGTTCGAGACCAGCGCGGGCTTGCCGTCCCGGCCCGCCGCGACCCAGCCACCGCCGGAGGCACCGCCCGTCATGGTGCAGCCGATGCGGTACATCGTGGCATCCTGCGCGGTCAGCGAGAGCCGGCCGGGCCTGTCCGTGCACTGGAACGCCTTCTGCCCGTCGTACGGCGGAGCGGCCGGGAAGCCGGTGGCCGTCATGGCGGCGATCTTCGGCACGGCCGGGGCGTCGAACTCGACGGGCAGCGCGGAGCCGACCGTCTCCTCCAGGGACTTGCCCGTCGAACCCTTCTCCGGCGTGACGCGCAGCACCGCGAAGTCGTACGGGGCGCCAAGCCCGCCGACCGAGGACCCCTGCGAGATCCACTGTTCGGACGTCTGGGCCCACTGGCCCCACCACACGCCGTAGGGGGCGATCTCCTGCTTGGTCGCCTTCTGCAGCTCGGCCGTCGACAGGCCGCCGTTGTTGTACGACGGCACGAAGGCGATGTTGCGGTACCAGCCGCCCTTCTTGCCCGCGTGCACACAGTGTCCGGCGGTCCACACCAGGTTGGACTTTCCGGGGTGCGCCGGGTCCTTCACCACGGTCGCGGAGCAGACCATGGAGCCCTCGGGGCTGTCGAAGAGCAGCTTCCCGGACTCCGCGGCGTTGGCGTGGTACGGCGTCCGGACACCGGCGGCCCGCACGGGCACCGGCGTCGGGTCCGTCACGCCCGCATCGCCCGAGATGTCATTGTCGACCGGCTTCTCCGGCGACTTGTCGGCATCCCGCATCCGGTCCGGGTCCCAGAGGCCCTCGATGATCGGGTTGACGAAGTCCTTGGCCTCGCGCAGCCACTTGTCCCTGTCCCAGTTCTTCCACTCGCCGTCCTTCCACTGGTCGAGGTCGATCCCGTGTTCCTTGAGCCGGTCCTTCAGATCGTCCGGAATGGTGATCTTGCCGTCCGAGGACTGGCCCGCGGAACTCGTCGGCTTGTCACTCGCGTTGTCCTCGCCCGGACCGCAGGCAGTGGCGGTGAGCGCGAGGACCGCGGTGACCGAGGCCACGGCGAGCGCCGAGGAACGCGTGCGACGTGCGCTCCCCTGACGTGCGGTGAGAACTGGTCGAATGAGTCGCATGTGGTGATCCCCCTGGGACTTCGTAACTCAACACTTCTGTACTGCACTTGGGTACTCTTGCGAGCCATCTGTTCCGAACGCCCAGCGGACTTCCGGAAAGCTGTCCGATCCCTCCGTGCGGCCCCCACTATGCCGGTGCCGATGGGGACGGTCCGCGGCAGGGCCATGGTTCCGCCCCCGCAAGGATCTTCGGATTTACCCGTGATCCAATGCGCCCGGCGTCGTTGGTACGTACGAGGGACTCGGGGACAGCGTTCATCCCCGCAGTCCGTCCGTGCGTCAACGTACTGACGTGCAACGCAACTGTTACAGCGGGAGGACCAACAGCCGTGGCCGTGACCGAATCAGCTCCGGTGGCAGCACCGACGGTGCACGAGGGGATCCTGCGCCGCCAGTCGCTGCGCGAATCCGCCGCTCGTACCTACGCGCGTTCACTGCCGATCGTGCCGGTACGGGCCCGTGGGATGACCATCGAGGGCGCGGACGGGCGGCGATATCTCGACTGTCTCTCCGGGGCGGGCACACTGGCGCTCGGGCACAACCATCCGGTGGTGCTGGAGGCGATCAAGAAGGTGATCGACTCGGGCGCACCGCTGCAAGTGCTCGACCTCGCCACCCCGGTCAAGGACGCCTTCACCACGGAGCTGTTCGCCACCCTGCCGCGGCAGTTCGCCGACAACGCCCGGATCCAGTTCTGCGGACCCGCCGGTACGGACGCCGTCGAGGCGGCGTTCAAGCTGGTCCGCGCCGCGACCGGCCGCGGCGGACTCCTCGCCTTCACCGGCGCCTACCACGGGATGTCGGCCGGAGCCCTGGCCGCCTCGGGCGGTGCCGAGGACGTACGCGTGACACGGCTGCCCTTCCCGCAGAACTACCGCTGCCCCTTCGGTATCGGCGGTGAGCGCGGCGCGGAGATCGCCGCGCGGTGGACCGAGAACCTCCTGGACGATCCCAAGGGAGGCGCCCCCGCGCCGGCCGGGATGATCCTCGAACCGGTACAGGGGGAGGGCGGTGTGAACCCCGCCCCCGACACCTGGATGCGCCGGATGCGAGAGATCACCCGGAGCCGGTCCATCCCCCTGATCGCCGACGAGGTGCAGACGGGCGTCGGCCGCACCGGTGCCTTCTGGGCCGTCGAGCACAGCGGGATCGTGCCCGATGTGATGGTGCTCTCCAAGGCCATCGGCGGCTCCCTCCCGCTCGCGGTGATCGTCTACCGCTCCGAACTCGACACCTGGCAGCCGGGCGCCCACGCGGGTACCTTCCGGGGCAACCAGCTCGCGATGGCGGCCGGCACGGCCACCCTTTCCTTCGTACGGGAGAACCGCCTCGCCGAGCGCGCCGCCACCCTGGGCGCCCGCATGGTCGCGCGGCTCCAGGCGCTGGCCACGGACCACCCGTCCATCGGAGACGTTCGCGGACGGGGCCTGATGATCGGGGTGGAACTCGTCGATCCCGAAGCCGCCCCGAGCGGCGACAGCCCCGAGCCACCGCCCGCCCCGGTCCTCGCCGCCGCCGTCCAGCAGGAATGCCTGCGCCGCGGACTCATCGTCGAACTGGGCGGACGCCACTCCACCGTCGTACGCCTCCTCCCGCCCCTCACCCTCACCGACGAACAGGCAACAGCGGTCGTGGACCGCCTCGCCGATGCCCTGGCAGCGGCCGAACGCCTGCCGCT
This sequence is a window from Streptomyces sp. NBC_01217. Protein-coding genes within it:
- a CDS encoding trypsin-like serine peptidase, which produces MRLIRPVLTARQGSARRTRSSALAVASVTAVLALTATACGPGEDNASDKPTSSAGQSSDGKITIPDDLKDRLKEHGIDLDQWKDGEWKNWDRDKWLREAKDFVNPIIEGLWDPDRMRDADKSPEKPVDNDISGDAGVTDPTPVPVRAAGVRTPYHANAAESGKLLFDSPEGSMVCSATVVKDPAHPGKSNLVWTAGHCVHAGKKGGWYRNIAFVPSYNNGGLSTAELQKATKQEIAPYGVWWGQWAQTSEQWISQGSSVGGLGAPYDFAVLRVTPEKGSTGKSLEETVGSALPVEFDAPAVPKIAAMTATGFPAAPPYDGQKAFQCTDRPGRLSLTAQDATMYRIGCTMTGGASGGGWVAAGRDGKPALVSNTSIGPVTAGWLAGPRLGKEAEGIYESVSKKYAGQ
- a CDS encoding diaminobutyrate--2-oxoglutarate transaminase family protein — translated: MAVTESAPVAAPTVHEGILRRQSLRESAARTYARSLPIVPVRARGMTIEGADGRRYLDCLSGAGTLALGHNHPVVLEAIKKVIDSGAPLQVLDLATPVKDAFTTELFATLPRQFADNARIQFCGPAGTDAVEAAFKLVRAATGRGGLLAFTGAYHGMSAGALAASGGAEDVRVTRLPFPQNYRCPFGIGGERGAEIAARWTENLLDDPKGGAPAPAGMILEPVQGEGGVNPAPDTWMRRMREITRSRSIPLIADEVQTGVGRTGAFWAVEHSGIVPDVMVLSKAIGGSLPLAVIVYRSELDTWQPGAHAGTFRGNQLAMAAGTATLSFVRENRLAERAATLGARMVARLQALATDHPSIGDVRGRGLMIGVELVDPEAAPSGDSPEPPPAPVLAAAVQQECLRRGLIVELGGRHSTVVRLLPPLTLTDEQATAVVDRLADALAAAERLPLPHRRTTTGSIR